In Dama dama isolate Ldn47 chromosome 9, ASM3311817v1, whole genome shotgun sequence, the following proteins share a genomic window:
- the LOC133062875 gene encoding olfactory receptor 2T27-like, with product METADWDNVSEVQQEAVRGTWNHSSSTNFVLTSLFNESRMHLFLFSMVVVIYTLAMAGNAAMVLLIWADARLHTPMYFLLSQLSFLDIFFTSVTVPKMIAGFLFGWISISFGGCGAQMFFFMFLGAAECILLALMAYDRYVAICNPLRYPVLMSRQTCLLLVAASWLGGSLNASIQTALTLQFPYCGSRKIAHFFCEVPSLLRLACADTATYERVLFVTGVVVLLVPIAFITTSYALILAAVLRMHSVEGRKKALATCSSHLAVVNLFYGPLVYTYMLPASYHSPGQDDVVSVFYTVLTPMLNPVIYSLRNKEVTGAMKKVIGKCGKVADKPEGAPDHFRIPGASKGQAHSGPPSK from the exons ATGGAAACTGCAGATTGGGACAATGTGAG TGAAGTTCAGCAGGAGGCAGTCAGAGGGACCTGGAACCATTCctcctccactaactttgttctcaCCAGCCTTTTTAATGAGAGCCGGATGCACTTGTTCCTCTTCAGCATGGTGGTGGTCATCTATACACTTGCCATGGCCGGCAATGCTGCCATGGTCCTCCTGATCTGGGCAGATGCCCGGCTCCACACACCCATGTACTTCCTCCTCAGCCAGCTATCCTTCTTGGACATCTTCTTCACCTCAGTCACTGTCCCCAAGATGATAGCAGGCTTCCTCTTTGGATGGATAAGCATCTCATTTGGAGGCTGTGGAGCACAAATGTTTTTCTTCATGTTCCTGGGGGCTGCAGAGTGCATCCTGCTGGCcctcatggcctatgaccgctacgtggccatctgtaACCCTCTGCGCTACCCGGTGCTCATGAGTCGCCAGACCTGCCTGCTCCTGGTGGCTGCCTCCTGGCTGGGAGGGTCACTCAACGCCTCCATCCAGACTGCACTGACCCTGCAGTTCCCCTACTGTGGCTCACGGAAGATTGCACACTTCTTCTGTGAGGTGCCTTCACTGTTGAGGTTGGCCTGTGCTGACACAGCCACCTATGAGCGGGTGCTCTTTGTGACGGGTGTGGTGGTCCTCCTGGTGCCCATTGCCTTCATCACCACCTCCTATGCCTTAATCCTCGCAGCTGTGCTCCGGATGCACTCTGTGGAGGGGCGTAAGAAGGCCCTAGCCACCTGCTCCTCCCACTTGGCAGTCGTCAACCTCTTCTACGGGCCCCTTGTCTACACTTACATGTTACCTGCATCCTACCACTCTCCTGGCCAGGATGATGTAGTATCCGTCTTCTATACCGTCCTCACACCCATGTTGAATCCTGTCATCTACAGCCTCAGGAACAAGGAAGTAACAGGAGCAATGAAGAAGGTCATAGGGAAGTGTGGG AAAGTAGCGGACAAGCCGGAAGGAGCCCCAGACCACTTCCGAATACcaggtgcctccaaaggccaagcTCACAGTGGCCCACCCAGCAAGTAG